One window of the Macrobrachium nipponense isolate FS-2020 chromosome 22, ASM1510439v2, whole genome shotgun sequence genome contains the following:
- the LOC135198309 gene encoding uncharacterized protein LOC135198309, which produces MDSVGITSSKTEPAIPDSVGISVGITSSKTEHAIPDSVRISVGITNSKPVTCHSRFNSVGIISSKAESAIPDSVGISVGITSSKTKPAIPDSVGISVGITNSVGITSSKTEPAIPDSGGISVGITSSKPKPAIPNSVGISVGITSSKPEPDIPDSVRISVVITTSKTEPAIPESVGITSSKTERVIPDSVEISVVITSPKPEPTIPDSVGISVGITSSKTDPAIPDLVGISVGITSSKPEPAFPDSVGISVGITSSKPEPAFPDSVGISVGITSSKTEPAILDSVGISVGITSSKPEPAIPDSVE; this is translated from the exons ATGG ATTCAGTTGGAATAACTAGTTCTAAAACTGAACCTGCCATTCCAGATTCAGTTGGAATATCAGTTGGAATAACCAGTTCTAAAACTGAACATGCCATTCCAGATTCGGTTAGAATATCAGTTGGAATAACTAATTCTAAACCTGTAACCTGCCATTCCAGATTCA ATTCGGTTGGAATAATCAGTTCTAAAGCTGAATCTGCCATTCCCGATTCAGTTGGAATATCAGTTGGAATAACCAGTTCTAAAACTAAACCTGCCATTCCAGATTCAGTTGGAATATCAGTTGGAATAACCA ATTCGGTTGGAATAACTAGTTCTAAAACTGAACCTGCCATTCCAGATTCAGGTGGAATATCAGTTGGAATAACTAGTTCTAAACCTAAACCTGCCATTCCAAATTCGGTTGGAATATCAGTTGGAATAACTAGTTCTAAACCTGAACCTGACATTCCCGACTCAGTTAGAATATCAGTTGTAATAACCACTTCTAAAACTGAACCTGCCATTCCAGAATCAGTTGGAATAACTAGTTCTAAAACTGAACGTGTCATTCCAGATTCAGTTGAAATATCAGTTGTAATAACCAGTCCTAAACCTGAACCTACCATTCCAGATTCAGTTGGAATATCAGTTGGAATAACTAGTTCAAAAACTGATCCTGCCATTCCAGATTTAGTTGGAATATCAGTTGGAATAACCAGTTCTAAACCTGAACCTGCCTTTCCAGACTCAGTTGGAATATCAGTTGGAATAACCAGTTCTAAACCTGAACCTGCCTTTCCAGATTCAGTTGGAATATCAGTTGGAATAACCAGTTCTAAAACTGAACCTGCCATTCTAGATTCAGTTGGAATATCAGTTGGAATAACCAGTTCTAAACCTGAACCTGCCATTCCAGATTCAGTTGAATAA